A region from the Antennarius striatus isolate MH-2024 chromosome 24, ASM4005453v1, whole genome shotgun sequence genome encodes:
- the gpr180 gene encoding integral membrane protein GPR180 isoform X1, whose product MLPVKMSPFVASFVAMVMLGLEARGKTVTGLFRSKAARQKNGQFITRFTYRGDGGLLVCRLETTALVQLKEARLLLFQDPDPNLDHLGCSERLARAQFTIWLSEQEHNQSIPHQATPTVWSALYADKYTCQDDELVSSHDDISFTVLLMNVDSAGNPLDHFSADEAGLQSFYFMLLLSYFLAGCIYLQPLWHALRKGGPMHPVLKVLTSALFLQGGSALCNYAHLSRLLNPQNSINQGSNHQSIKKNNIRHKFSSDGLGIPRMGSLAEFWDMLSQVSMLYLLLSLGLGWTLSRGKKAPSRPLGWERSPASSAAAAGGVLTQVGLLLWEQWSEAGLEHHSGPALLGVAGRLLLGLRVALALLLASLLYQIISSERSALKRDFYLCFAKGCFLWFLCHPVLFLMSVIFNPHQREKVVTMGVVLCQSISMVILYQLFLSRSLYWEVSSLSSASLPLIMSRTPPRGRY is encoded by the exons ATGCTCCCTGTCAAAATGTCGCCTTTCGTGGCGTCCttcgttgccatggtgatgctCGGTTTGGAGGCTCGTGGGAAAACCGTCACGGGACTTTTTAGGAGCAAAGCCGCGAGACAGAAGAACGGCCAGTTCATCACCAGGTTCACGTACCGAG GGGACGGCGGGCTGCTGGTCTGCAGGCTGGAAACCACCGCCCTGGTCCAGTTGAAGGAGGCCCGGCTGCTCCTGTTCCAGGACCCCGACCCCAACCTGGACCACCTGGGCTGCTCTGAGAGGCTGGCCCGAGCCCAGTTCACCA TCTGGCTCAGCGAACAAGAACACAACCAGTCCATCCCCCACCAGGCCACGCCTACAGTCTGGAGCGCCCTATATGCCGACAAGTACACCTGTCAG GACGATGAACTGGTTTCTTCCCATGATGACATCAGCTTCACCGTCCTGCTGATGAACGTTGACTCAGCTGGAAATCCTCTGGACCACTTCAGCGCCGATGAGGCAG GCCTCCAGAGTTTCTACTTCATGTTGCTGCTCTCCTACTTCCTGGCCGGCTGCATCTACCTGCAGCCGCTCTGGCACGCCCTCAGGAAGGGGGGGCCCATGCATCCCGTCCTGAAGGTCCTGACCTCAGCGCTGTTCCTGCAGGGGGGGTCTGCTCTCTGCAACTACGCCCACCTGTCCAG gttattaaacccacagaactccatcaatcaaggatcaaaccatcaatcaataaagaaaaataacatcagacacaa gttctccagtgATGGTCTTGGGATTCCGCGGATGGGCAGCCTGGCAGAGT TCTGGGACATGTTGTCCCAGGTGTCCATGCTGTACCTGCTGCTGAGTCTGGGTCTGGGTTGGACCCTCAGCCGGGGCAAGAAGGCCCCCTCCAGACCCCTGGGGTGGGAACGCTCCCCCGCCTCCAGCGCCGCTGCCGCAGGGGGGGTCCTCACACAG GTGGGGCTGCTGCTGTGGGAGCAGTGGTCGGAGGCGGGGCTGGAGCACCACAGCGGCCCCGCCCTGCTGGGCGTGGCCGGGCGTCTCCTCCTGGGCCTGCGGGTGGCGCTGGCGCTGCTGCTGGCGTCGCTGCTCTACCAGATCATCTCCAGTGAGAGGAGCGCCCTGAAGAGAGACTTCTACCTCTGCTTCGCCAAG GGGTGCTTCCTGTGGTTCCTCTGCCACCCCGTCCTCTTCCTTATGTCGGTGATCTTCAACCCCCACCAGAGGGAGAAG GTGGTGACGATGGGCGTGGTCCTGTGCCAGTCCATCTCCATGGTGATCCTGTACCAGCTCTTCCTGTCCCGCTCGCTCTACTGGGAGGTGTCCTCCCTGTCCTCCGCCTCCCTGCCCCTCATCATGTCCAGGACCCCCCCCAGGGGACGCTACTGA
- the gpr180 gene encoding integral membrane protein GPR180 isoform X3, with protein sequence MLPVKMSPFVASFVAMVMLGLEARGKTVTGLFRSKAARQKNGQFITRFTYRGDGGLLVCRLETTALVQLKEARLLLFQDPDPNLDHLGCSERLARAQFTIWLSEQEHNQSIPHQATPTVWSALYADKYTCQDDELVSSHDDISFTVLLMNVDSAGNPLDHFSADEAGLQSFYFMLLLSYFLAGCIYLQPLWHALRKGGPMHPVLKVLTSALFLQGGSALCNYAHLSRLLNPQNSINQGSNHQSIKKNNIRHKFSSDGLGIPRMGSLAEFWDMLSQVSMLYLLLSLGLGWTLSRGKKAPSRPLGWERSPASSAAAAGGVLTQVGLLLWEQWSEAGLEHHSGPALLGVAGRLLLGLRVALALLLASLLYQIISSERSALKRDFYLCFAKVVTMGVVLCQSISMVILYQLFLSRSLYWEVSSLSSASLPLIMSRTPPRGRY encoded by the exons ATGCTCCCTGTCAAAATGTCGCCTTTCGTGGCGTCCttcgttgccatggtgatgctCGGTTTGGAGGCTCGTGGGAAAACCGTCACGGGACTTTTTAGGAGCAAAGCCGCGAGACAGAAGAACGGCCAGTTCATCACCAGGTTCACGTACCGAG GGGACGGCGGGCTGCTGGTCTGCAGGCTGGAAACCACCGCCCTGGTCCAGTTGAAGGAGGCCCGGCTGCTCCTGTTCCAGGACCCCGACCCCAACCTGGACCACCTGGGCTGCTCTGAGAGGCTGGCCCGAGCCCAGTTCACCA TCTGGCTCAGCGAACAAGAACACAACCAGTCCATCCCCCACCAGGCCACGCCTACAGTCTGGAGCGCCCTATATGCCGACAAGTACACCTGTCAG GACGATGAACTGGTTTCTTCCCATGATGACATCAGCTTCACCGTCCTGCTGATGAACGTTGACTCAGCTGGAAATCCTCTGGACCACTTCAGCGCCGATGAGGCAG GCCTCCAGAGTTTCTACTTCATGTTGCTGCTCTCCTACTTCCTGGCCGGCTGCATCTACCTGCAGCCGCTCTGGCACGCCCTCAGGAAGGGGGGGCCCATGCATCCCGTCCTGAAGGTCCTGACCTCAGCGCTGTTCCTGCAGGGGGGGTCTGCTCTCTGCAACTACGCCCACCTGTCCAG gttattaaacccacagaactccatcaatcaaggatcaaaccatcaatcaataaagaaaaataacatcagacacaa gttctccagtgATGGTCTTGGGATTCCGCGGATGGGCAGCCTGGCAGAGT TCTGGGACATGTTGTCCCAGGTGTCCATGCTGTACCTGCTGCTGAGTCTGGGTCTGGGTTGGACCCTCAGCCGGGGCAAGAAGGCCCCCTCCAGACCCCTGGGGTGGGAACGCTCCCCCGCCTCCAGCGCCGCTGCCGCAGGGGGGGTCCTCACACAG GTGGGGCTGCTGCTGTGGGAGCAGTGGTCGGAGGCGGGGCTGGAGCACCACAGCGGCCCCGCCCTGCTGGGCGTGGCCGGGCGTCTCCTCCTGGGCCTGCGGGTGGCGCTGGCGCTGCTGCTGGCGTCGCTGCTCTACCAGATCATCTCCAGTGAGAGGAGCGCCCTGAAGAGAGACTTCTACCTCTGCTTCGCCAAG GTGGTGACGATGGGCGTGGTCCTGTGCCAGTCCATCTCCATGGTGATCCTGTACCAGCTCTTCCTGTCCCGCTCGCTCTACTGGGAGGTGTCCTCCCTGTCCTCCGCCTCCCTGCCCCTCATCATGTCCAGGACCCCCCCCAGGGGACGCTACTGA
- the gpr180 gene encoding integral membrane protein GPR180 isoform X2: MLPVKMSPFVASFVAMVMLGLEARGKTVTGLFRSKAARQKNGQFITRFTYRGDGGLLVCRLETTALVQLKEARLLLFQDPDPNLDHLGCSERLARAQFTIWLSEQEHNQSIPHQATPTVWSALYADKYTCQDDELVSSHDDISFTVLLMNVDSAGNPLDHFSADEAGLQSFYFMLLLSYFLAGCIYLQPLWHALRKGGPMHPVLKVLTSALFLQGGSALCNYAHLSRFSSDGLGIPRMGSLAEFWDMLSQVSMLYLLLSLGLGWTLSRGKKAPSRPLGWERSPASSAAAAGGVLTQVGLLLWEQWSEAGLEHHSGPALLGVAGRLLLGLRVALALLLASLLYQIISSERSALKRDFYLCFAKGCFLWFLCHPVLFLMSVIFNPHQREKVVTMGVVLCQSISMVILYQLFLSRSLYWEVSSLSSASLPLIMSRTPPRGRY; this comes from the exons ATGCTCCCTGTCAAAATGTCGCCTTTCGTGGCGTCCttcgttgccatggtgatgctCGGTTTGGAGGCTCGTGGGAAAACCGTCACGGGACTTTTTAGGAGCAAAGCCGCGAGACAGAAGAACGGCCAGTTCATCACCAGGTTCACGTACCGAG GGGACGGCGGGCTGCTGGTCTGCAGGCTGGAAACCACCGCCCTGGTCCAGTTGAAGGAGGCCCGGCTGCTCCTGTTCCAGGACCCCGACCCCAACCTGGACCACCTGGGCTGCTCTGAGAGGCTGGCCCGAGCCCAGTTCACCA TCTGGCTCAGCGAACAAGAACACAACCAGTCCATCCCCCACCAGGCCACGCCTACAGTCTGGAGCGCCCTATATGCCGACAAGTACACCTGTCAG GACGATGAACTGGTTTCTTCCCATGATGACATCAGCTTCACCGTCCTGCTGATGAACGTTGACTCAGCTGGAAATCCTCTGGACCACTTCAGCGCCGATGAGGCAG GCCTCCAGAGTTTCTACTTCATGTTGCTGCTCTCCTACTTCCTGGCCGGCTGCATCTACCTGCAGCCGCTCTGGCACGCCCTCAGGAAGGGGGGGCCCATGCATCCCGTCCTGAAGGTCCTGACCTCAGCGCTGTTCCTGCAGGGGGGGTCTGCTCTCTGCAACTACGCCCACCTGTCCAG gttctccagtgATGGTCTTGGGATTCCGCGGATGGGCAGCCTGGCAGAGT TCTGGGACATGTTGTCCCAGGTGTCCATGCTGTACCTGCTGCTGAGTCTGGGTCTGGGTTGGACCCTCAGCCGGGGCAAGAAGGCCCCCTCCAGACCCCTGGGGTGGGAACGCTCCCCCGCCTCCAGCGCCGCTGCCGCAGGGGGGGTCCTCACACAG GTGGGGCTGCTGCTGTGGGAGCAGTGGTCGGAGGCGGGGCTGGAGCACCACAGCGGCCCCGCCCTGCTGGGCGTGGCCGGGCGTCTCCTCCTGGGCCTGCGGGTGGCGCTGGCGCTGCTGCTGGCGTCGCTGCTCTACCAGATCATCTCCAGTGAGAGGAGCGCCCTGAAGAGAGACTTCTACCTCTGCTTCGCCAAG GGGTGCTTCCTGTGGTTCCTCTGCCACCCCGTCCTCTTCCTTATGTCGGTGATCTTCAACCCCCACCAGAGGGAGAAG GTGGTGACGATGGGCGTGGTCCTGTGCCAGTCCATCTCCATGGTGATCCTGTACCAGCTCTTCCTGTCCCGCTCGCTCTACTGGGAGGTGTCCTCCCTGTCCTCCGCCTCCCTGCCCCTCATCATGTCCAGGACCCCCCCCAGGGGACGCTACTGA
- the LOC137591392 gene encoding dTDP-D-glucose 4,6-dehydratase-like, protein MEFSRTVLVTGGSGFIGSHLVCSLVHTHPDWRIINLDNLDYCCSPRSLGSVEDRPNYSFIRGDVCDPPLVNHLFSMLDIDVVFHLAAKTHVESSFDSPASFQHVNVGGTRVLLGASQEARHRPQRFIYVSTDEVYGASLDQVFDENSPLSPSNPYSVTKATADSLVESYWNQYQLPVIITRSNNVYGPRQHPEKVIPRFLSLLHRNRKCTIQGTLPKSRHFLFVDDVISALLLLLEEGTVGEIYNVGTSVEIPIMQLARELVRMVKQVPDPEVDDWLEFVPDRPCVDLRYPISCEKLRRLGWSPQVSWTTGIRQTVKWYQDNPDFWSDSGQDHGPMRGQDHGPMRGQDHGPMRGQDHGPMRGQDHGPMRGQDHGPMRGQDHGPMRGQDHGPMRGQDHGPIRGQDHGPIRGQEEMAPDS, encoded by the exons ATGGAGTTCAGCAGGACGGTGCTGGTCACCGGGGGCTCCGGGTTCAT CGGCTCCCACCTGGTGTGTTcactggttcacacacaccCCGACTGGAGGATCATCAACCTGGAcaat ctggactACTGCTGCAGCCCCAGGAGTCTGGGGAGCGTTGAGGACCGACCCAACTACAGCTTCATCAGG GGGGACGTCTGTGACCCCCCCCTGGTGAACCACCTCTTCTCCATGTTGGACATCGACGTGGTTTTCCACCTGGCGGCTAAAACACACGTTG AGTCGTCGTTTGACAGCCCTGCTAGCTTCCAGCACGTCAACGTGGGCGGGACCAGGGTGCTGCTGGGGGCCAGCCAGGAGGCGCGGCACCGCCCCCAACGTTTCATCTACGTCAGCACCGACGAGGTGTACGGGGCCAGCCTGGACCAG GTGTTTGACGAGAACAGCCCCCTGAGCCCGTCCAACCCGTACTCCGTCACCAAGGCAACCGCCGACAGCCTGGTGGAGTCCTACTGGAACCAGTACCAG CTCCCCGTCATCATCACCAGGAGCAACAACGTCTACGGGCCGCGGCAGCACCCTGAGAAG GTCATCCCCAGGTTCCTGTCTCTGCtgcacaggaacaggaagtg CACCATCCAGGGGACCCTCCCCAAATCCaggcacttcctgtttgtggatgatgtcatcagcgcCTTGCTGTTGCTCCTGGAGGAAGGGACGGTGGGAGAAATCTACAACGTGGGGACGAGCGTTGAGATTCCCATCATGCAGCTGGCCAGGGAACTCGTGAGGATG GTCAAGCAGGTTCCGGACCCGGAGGTGGACGACTGGCTGGAGTTCGTCCCCGACAG GCCGTGTGTGGACCTGCGTTACCCAATCAGCTGTGAGAAGCTGCGGCGGCTGGGTTGGAGCCCCCAGGTGTCCTGGACCACCGGCATCCGGCAGACGG TGAAATGGTACCAGGACAACCCAGACTTCTGGTCAGACTCAGGCCAGGACCACGGACCAATGAGAGGCCAGGACCACGGACCAATGAGAGGCCAGGACCACGGACCAATGAGAGGCCAGGACCACGGACCAATGAGAGGCCAGGACCACGGACCAATGAGAGGCCAGGACCACGGACCAATGAGAGGCCAGGACCACGGACCAATGAGAGGCCAGGACCACGGACCAATGAGAGGCCAGGAccacggaccaatcagaggccaggaccacggaccaatcagaggccaggAAGAGATGGCTCCTGACAGCTAG